A single region of the Salicibibacter cibi genome encodes:
- a CDS encoding prenyltransferase, whose product MATRALTIIQGSWQLLRLMAVASSSFSTILSTMLPLILFYSISTDTVLSLFMMLTVGALFFHGVLTHMLNDVSDYKSGTDAHSPAILSGGSRVTQDGYFSVEDLEKLGDRLIYAIIFACIALVFLGFYEISMLLLIGVWAAASYSRVPLQLSYRPFAGEVFSLFPSMLALGLAGAWLALDAIPLWAWQNATINALFCVSWVMVHHIPDRIADQHAAPKKRTSVVWAMETFGQSFSRLPALFYLFLTGVCIFWMGTERLWAALGVLVFVAASAILVTKMNIDDNQQVSTCEKIMLLLAIVNAIWLGVFM is encoded by the coding sequence ATGGCAACCCGAGCGCTAACCATCATCCAAGGAAGTTGGCAATTGTTGCGACTTATGGCTGTCGCCTCTTCAAGTTTTTCGACTATTCTATCTACCATGCTTCCACTCATCTTATTTTACTCGATCTCAACGGATACCGTCCTCTCTCTTTTTATGATGCTAACCGTCGGTGCGCTCTTCTTCCACGGTGTGCTCACCCATATGTTAAATGATGTATCCGATTATAAATCAGGCACGGATGCACACAGTCCGGCAATTCTCTCGGGCGGAAGCCGCGTCACGCAAGATGGGTATTTTTCTGTTGAGGACCTGGAAAAGCTCGGCGACCGCCTGATTTATGCCATTATTTTTGCCTGTATCGCGCTTGTTTTCCTTGGATTCTATGAAATTTCCATGTTGTTATTAATCGGTGTATGGGCTGCCGCCTCCTATTCACGGGTTCCCCTCCAACTCAGTTACCGCCCGTTTGCAGGTGAAGTATTTAGTTTGTTTCCATCTATGCTGGCGCTTGGATTAGCCGGCGCGTGGCTAGCATTGGATGCCATTCCCTTGTGGGCATGGCAAAACGCTACGATCAACGCCCTCTTTTGCGTGTCATGGGTCATGGTTCACCATATCCCTGACCGGATTGCCGACCAGCACGCTGCGCCAAAGAAACGAACATCTGTCGTATGGGCAATGGAAACATTCGGCCAATCGTTTAGCCGTTTGCCGGCTCTGTTTTATCTTTTTTTAACCGGAGTATGCATTTTTTGGATGGGAACGGAACGGCTATGGGCAGCCTTAGGGGTGCTCGTATTTGTCGCCGCTTCCGCCATTCTTGTTACTAAAATGAACATCGATGATAATCAGCAAGTTTCTACATGTGAAAAAATAATGCTGCTGCTCGCGATCGTTAACGCGATCTGGCTGGGTGTTTTTATGTAA
- a CDS encoding acyl-CoA dehydrogenase family protein, which translates to MAETMKTSIKGGGFLLDEVDKEDVFTPEEFTEEHTMIAKTTEDFVVGDVGPQIDRIENHEFDVSRDLLTKAGELGLLGADVPEKYEGLSLDKISSTLITEKFFRAGGFSLSHGAHVGIGSQPIVFFGNEEQKKRYLPDLASGRKIAAYALTEPSSGSDALSAKTTAVLNDAGTHYVLNGEKQWITNSAFADVFVVYAQLDGDKFTAFIVEREYDGVSTGPEEKKMGIKGSSTRTLILEDVQVPKENVLGEIGRGHIIAFNILNMGRYKLGVGCLGGSKRAIELAASYATERKQFNTPIARFTTIQEKLASMAAKTYALESSIYRTGGLFEKQLGELTEEEQEDGSRIAKGIAEYAIECSLTKVAGSETLDYTTDEAVQIHGGYGFMAEYEVERMYRDSRINRIFEGTNEINRLLVPGTLIRKTMKGELPFLDKAKGLQEELMAFMPEEPGDEPLEKEKYLLANAKKLFLMGTGNAMQKYGEKIEDEQELLLNTADIVNEIYNMESAIARTEKAIEQNGVENEAMKLSLTQVICEEGLQNIEADVKESLIHMEEGDNLRTMLSMVRKLTRRTPVNVIGVKREIADRVIDKKRYEV; encoded by the coding sequence ATGGCAGAAACCATGAAAACAAGCATTAAAGGCGGCGGCTTTTTACTGGATGAAGTGGACAAGGAGGATGTGTTTACACCGGAGGAATTTACGGAAGAACACACTATGATCGCGAAAACGACGGAAGACTTCGTTGTAGGAGATGTGGGTCCACAGATTGATCGCATTGAAAACCATGAATTTGACGTTTCCCGGGATCTTTTAACGAAAGCCGGAGAACTTGGGCTGCTCGGTGCGGATGTACCTGAGAAATATGAAGGGCTGAGCCTCGATAAAATCAGTTCAACCCTCATTACCGAGAAGTTTTTCCGAGCCGGTGGTTTCTCGCTCAGTCACGGCGCCCACGTTGGCATTGGTTCCCAACCGATTGTATTTTTCGGGAATGAAGAACAAAAGAAAAGGTATCTTCCGGATCTCGCGAGCGGAAGAAAAATTGCGGCTTATGCGTTGACCGAACCAAGTTCCGGTTCCGATGCGCTTAGTGCGAAAACAACGGCCGTTCTGAACGATGCAGGAACCCACTACGTTTTGAACGGGGAAAAACAATGGATCACAAACTCCGCTTTCGCTGATGTATTCGTCGTTTACGCGCAACTCGATGGCGACAAATTTACTGCATTTATTGTGGAGCGTGAATATGACGGCGTCTCGACCGGTCCTGAAGAGAAGAAAATGGGCATCAAAGGATCCTCGACGCGGACGCTTATTCTTGAAGATGTTCAGGTGCCGAAAGAGAATGTGCTCGGTGAAATCGGGCGCGGGCATATCATTGCTTTTAATATTCTGAACATGGGCCGTTACAAACTTGGTGTCGGCTGTCTCGGGGGGAGCAAACGCGCAATTGAATTAGCGGCGAGCTACGCCACTGAGCGGAAGCAATTTAATACGCCAATTGCCCGTTTTACAACGATCCAGGAAAAATTGGCTTCGATGGCGGCGAAAACGTATGCCCTTGAAAGTTCCATCTACCGCACCGGCGGACTGTTCGAGAAGCAATTGGGCGAGCTGACGGAAGAAGAACAAGAGGATGGTTCACGAATCGCAAAAGGCATTGCCGAGTACGCCATTGAGTGTTCATTAACGAAAGTCGCCGGTTCGGAAACCTTGGATTATACGACGGATGAAGCCGTTCAAATCCATGGCGGCTACGGCTTTATGGCGGAATATGAAGTAGAGCGTATGTATCGTGACTCCCGTATTAACCGTATTTTTGAAGGAACGAACGAAATTAACCGCCTCCTTGTTCCCGGGACGTTAATCCGGAAAACGATGAAAGGGGAACTTCCTTTCCTCGATAAGGCAAAAGGCCTTCAAGAAGAACTCATGGCTTTCATGCCGGAAGAACCTGGAGATGAGCCGCTGGAAAAAGAGAAATATCTTCTCGCCAATGCGAAGAAATTATTTCTCATGGGAACGGGAAATGCCATGCAAAAATACGGAGAGAAAATCGAAGATGAACAAGAACTTCTTTTGAATACGGCGGATATTGTAAATGAGATTTACAACATGGAATCGGCAATCGCGCGTACGGAAAAAGCGATTGAGCAAAATGGCGTGGAAAACGAAGCGATGAAACTTTCGCTTACCCAAGTTATTTGCGAAGAAGGGTTGCAAAACATTGAAGCAGATGTCAAAGAATCCCTCATCCACATGGAAGAAGGAGACAATTTGCGCACCATGCTTTCCATGGTAAGAAAACTTACCCGCCGCACACCGGTCAACGTGATTGGCGTAAAGCGGGAAATCGCCGACAGAGTCATCGACAAGAAAAGGTATGAGGTATAA
- a CDS encoding acetyl-CoA C-acetyltransferase: MKEAVIVAGARTPVGKAKKGTLANTRPDDYAAATIKETLKRAGDYDASKIDDVVIGCAMPEAEQGMNVARSISALAELPHTVPAATINRYCASGLQSISYAAERIMLGHSKAAIAGGTESMSLIPMGGHVIAPNPKLVEEAPEYYMQMGHTAEQVAQEFDVSREDQDAFAAESHKRAAAAIDAGRFDDEIVPVEVKQRSVGSDNKLQENTITFSRDEGVRPDTTAEKLSGLRPVFHPKGSVTAGNASQTSDGAASVLVMDREMAETDGLKPLAKFRGMAVSGVRPEVMGIGPVEAIPKVLDIVGLEKGDIGLFELNEAFASQSLQVIRELGIDHDKVNVNGGAIALGHPLGCTGTKLTLSLIHEMKRRNEQFGIVTMCIGGGMGAAGVFELL; the protein is encoded by the coding sequence TTGAAAGAAGCGGTTATTGTAGCTGGAGCACGGACACCCGTAGGAAAAGCGAAAAAAGGAACGCTTGCGAATACAAGGCCGGATGACTATGCAGCGGCCACGATTAAAGAAACGTTAAAACGGGCAGGGGATTATGACGCCTCAAAGATCGATGATGTCGTGATCGGGTGCGCCATGCCTGAAGCAGAACAAGGGATGAACGTGGCACGGAGTATTTCCGCGTTGGCAGAATTGCCGCATACCGTACCTGCCGCAACGATTAATCGTTACTGCGCTTCGGGTTTGCAAAGCATCAGTTACGCGGCAGAACGCATTATGCTCGGACACTCGAAAGCGGCGATTGCCGGCGGGACGGAATCGATGAGTCTTATTCCGATGGGCGGACACGTGATCGCTCCAAACCCGAAACTTGTGGAAGAGGCTCCGGAATATTACATGCAAATGGGCCATACCGCTGAACAAGTAGCGCAAGAATTTGATGTGAGTCGCGAGGATCAAGATGCGTTTGCGGCAGAAAGTCATAAGCGGGCAGCGGCAGCGATTGATGCAGGTCGATTCGACGACGAAATCGTTCCGGTGGAGGTCAAACAACGCTCGGTCGGAAGTGACAATAAGTTGCAGGAGAACACGATTACGTTTTCCCGTGATGAAGGGGTTCGCCCGGATACGACGGCAGAAAAACTGAGCGGCTTGCGTCCGGTGTTTCATCCGAAAGGGAGCGTGACCGCGGGGAACGCCTCGCAAACGAGTGATGGCGCTGCTTCCGTCCTTGTCATGGACCGAGAGATGGCTGAAACCGATGGCCTCAAACCCCTTGCCAAGTTTCGCGGGATGGCTGTTTCCGGTGTACGTCCCGAAGTGATGGGCATCGGCCCCGTAGAAGCGATTCCGAAAGTGCTTGATATTGTCGGATTGGAAAAAGGTGATATTGGCCTTTTCGAATTAAATGAAGCGTTTGCTTCCCAATCCTTGCAAGTGATTCGCGAACTGGGCATTGATCACGACAAAGTGAATGTCAATGGCGGAGCGATTGCGCTTGGACATCCGCTCGGTTGCACGGGCACGAAGCTCACGCTTTCATTGATTCATGAAATGAAGCGTAGGAATGAACAGTTTGGCATCGTCACGATGTGCATCGGCGGCGGCATGGGTGCAGCAGGCGTGTTTGAATTACTATAA
- a CDS encoding 3-hydroxyacyl-CoA dehydrogenase/enoyl-CoA hydratase family protein, which translates to MKKNIQRAAVLGSGVMGSGIAAHLANVGIPVLLLDIVPNELTDDEKAKGLTLDDRAVRNRLAAENKKKLFKQNPAPLASKKNANKIEVGNFEDDIGRLADVDWIIEVVVEKLEVKQQLFEKVEQHRSPGTIVTSNTSGISVNAMSEGRSEEFRRHFMGTHFFNPPRYLHLLEVIPTKDTDADVLANMKTFAEEVLGKGVVEAKDTPNFIGNRIGTYGLLVSARKMKGMGLSITEVDSITGPLIGRPKSATFRTLDVVGLDTFVHVARNVYEQVEGEERDIFDPPQFLKDMAEKGWIGAKAGQGFYLKKGKGENKEILELDPETMEYRQGQKLKAPSVQAAEQAKGKAAKIQALAYADDKAGEFTWDTLKASLIYSAEKSDEIANDIASIDNAMKWGFGWDLGPFEVWDALDVERSVKKMEEEGENMPAWVKNMLNAGYKSFYNAAGDFYHKGAYQKPDINEKEIDVATLLKNEANVITKNAGAVLTDLGDDVAALTFTSPNNSIGLDVIQMVNKALDEVEKNYKGLVIANKGKNFCVGANLMMMLMEAQDDAFDELDMVIRRFQGMTSRIRYSKKPVIAAPFQMTLGGGAEICLPSASIQASTETYMGLVETGVGLIPGGGGNKELYIRELEKIPEDADIDLQPVANAVFEKIAMAKVGTSAQESAENGFMSDRDAIIANSNHTVWYAKQKVQELHEKGYQPPVRQAIPVVGETGYATMLLGAKSMRTGGQISDHDLKIAGKLAFLIAGGRVPKGTNVDEDYLLDLEREAFLSLIAEPKTQQRMQHMLKTGKPLRN; encoded by the coding sequence ATGAAGAAAAATATCCAACGTGCAGCAGTACTGGGTTCCGGTGTGATGGGCTCCGGTATTGCCGCGCATCTTGCTAACGTAGGCATTCCGGTATTGCTCCTTGATATTGTCCCTAATGAATTAACCGATGATGAAAAAGCAAAAGGATTAACCTTAGACGATCGCGCTGTCCGCAATAGGCTCGCGGCCGAGAACAAGAAAAAATTGTTCAAACAAAACCCCGCACCGCTTGCATCAAAAAAGAATGCAAACAAAATTGAAGTCGGGAATTTTGAAGATGACATTGGACGTCTTGCCGACGTGGACTGGATTATTGAAGTCGTCGTGGAAAAATTGGAGGTCAAACAGCAACTTTTTGAAAAAGTGGAGCAACATCGCTCGCCCGGCACCATCGTGACGTCAAATACATCCGGGATTTCAGTCAATGCCATGTCTGAAGGACGGAGTGAAGAATTCCGGCGCCATTTCATGGGCACTCATTTTTTCAACCCGCCTCGTTACCTTCACTTGCTTGAGGTTATCCCGACAAAAGATACCGATGCCGATGTGCTGGCTAATATGAAAACGTTTGCGGAAGAAGTGCTTGGGAAAGGTGTTGTGGAGGCGAAAGACACGCCAAATTTCATCGGCAACCGTATCGGGACCTACGGCCTTCTCGTCAGTGCCCGGAAAATGAAGGGAATGGGGCTGTCCATCACCGAGGTTGACTCCATTACGGGCCCGTTGATCGGCCGTCCGAAAAGCGCCACGTTCCGAACGCTTGATGTCGTTGGTCTGGACACATTTGTGCATGTAGCCCGCAATGTCTACGAGCAAGTGGAAGGCGAAGAACGAGACATTTTTGATCCTCCCCAATTTTTAAAAGACATGGCGGAAAAGGGTTGGATCGGCGCAAAAGCAGGGCAAGGCTTTTATTTGAAAAAAGGGAAGGGCGAAAACAAAGAAATTTTGGAACTTGATCCTGAAACAATGGAGTACCGCCAAGGCCAAAAATTAAAAGCACCCTCTGTCCAAGCGGCGGAACAAGCAAAGGGAAAAGCGGCGAAAATTCAAGCACTCGCGTATGCTGATGATAAAGCCGGGGAATTTACGTGGGACACATTAAAGGCCTCGTTGATTTATTCGGCGGAAAAAAGCGATGAAATCGCCAATGACATCGCGTCGATTGATAACGCCATGAAATGGGGATTCGGTTGGGATCTAGGCCCCTTCGAAGTTTGGGATGCCCTTGATGTCGAACGTTCTGTTAAAAAGATGGAAGAAGAAGGCGAAAATATGCCCGCGTGGGTAAAAAACATGCTCAACGCCGGCTATAAAAGCTTTTACAACGCCGCCGGTGACTTTTATCACAAAGGCGCTTATCAAAAACCGGACATTAATGAGAAAGAGATTGACGTAGCAACGCTTCTGAAAAACGAAGCGAACGTCATCACGAAAAACGCGGGAGCTGTTCTTACCGACCTCGGTGATGATGTAGCAGCCCTGACCTTCACATCCCCGAACAATTCAATTGGGTTAGACGTTATCCAAATGGTGAATAAAGCACTTGATGAAGTGGAGAAAAATTACAAAGGACTCGTCATTGCCAACAAAGGAAAGAATTTCTGTGTCGGCGCAAATCTTATGATGATGCTCATGGAAGCGCAAGATGATGCATTTGATGAGCTCGATATGGTTATTCGACGCTTCCAAGGCATGACATCGCGTATTCGTTACAGCAAAAAACCGGTCATTGCCGCACCTTTCCAAATGACCCTCGGCGGCGGAGCGGAAATTTGCTTGCCTTCGGCGAGTATCCAGGCTTCAACGGAAACGTACATGGGCTTGGTGGAAACCGGCGTAGGACTTATTCCCGGGGGAGGCGGAAATAAAGAATTATACATTCGCGAACTTGAAAAAATCCCCGAGGATGCCGACATTGACTTGCAACCGGTAGCGAATGCCGTCTTTGAAAAAATCGCTATGGCCAAAGTGGGGACATCGGCACAAGAATCAGCGGAAAACGGATTTATGAGCGATCGTGATGCCATTATCGCCAATAGCAACCACACGGTTTGGTACGCGAAACAAAAGGTACAGGAACTGCATGAAAAAGGATATCAGCCTCCGGTTCGCCAAGCCATTCCGGTTGTCGGCGAAACCGGATATGCAACGATGTTGCTTGGTGCCAAGTCTATGCGGACCGGCGGCCAAATCAGTGACCACGACTTAAAAATCGCCGGTAAACTTGCGTTTCTAATCGCCGGCGGACGTGTGCCTAAAGGAACGAACGTTGATGAGGATTATTTGTTAGACCTTGAAAGGGAAGCATTTTTAAGTTTAATTGCCGAACCAAAAACGCAACAGCGTATGCAGCATATGTTAAAAACCGGAAAGCCTTTGCGTAATTAA
- a CDS encoding spore coat protein produces the protein MNDKDFITDLLSTEKYMTSSYGTAMNEASHMQLYQEINSICNDTDQCARDLFNTMFQKGWYALEGAPQQTIQQTFQEYSGMTSQLPSGSMPH, from the coding sequence ATGAACGATAAAGATTTTATTACCGATCTTTTGTCCACAGAAAAATACATGACTTCTTCGTATGGCACAGCCATGAATGAAGCTAGCCATATGCAACTATACCAAGAAATCAATTCCATCTGTAACGACACCGATCAATGCGCGCGTGATTTATTCAACACCATGTTTCAAAAGGGATGGTATGCCCTTGAAGGAGCTCCACAACAAACGATTCAACAAACGTTCCAGGAATATTCGGGCATGACAAGTCAACTTCCTTCCGGAAGCATGCCGCACTAA
- a CDS encoding sigma-70 family RNA polymerase sigma factor, whose translation MNHDTIEQLKKECPRMAIFFDNNPQLAKQQIFQGFLEYDEYQHIFIQAVCFPNHGAFRALNEAFKDHYANVQFTYYLTKTLYWTSVQYDQRRREQRDNQRLMMDNLHETGTIWYPCENMPDIITETSDLGTWSEDVELTNALRQLTAKQQIVIIERYGYERTNNEIARLLNVSPQAISRTHSHALKRLRTILQRKWENDA comes from the coding sequence ATGAATCACGACACGATAGAGCAACTCAAAAAAGAATGCCCTCGGATGGCCATATTTTTCGACAACAATCCTCAACTGGCCAAACAGCAAATCTTTCAAGGTTTTCTTGAATACGATGAATATCAGCACATTTTCATACAAGCGGTTTGTTTTCCCAATCACGGTGCATTCCGGGCACTGAACGAAGCATTCAAGGACCATTATGCGAATGTGCAGTTTACGTACTATTTAACAAAAACACTGTATTGGACTTCCGTCCAATATGACCAACGCCGACGGGAACAAAGGGATAACCAGCGTCTCATGATGGACAACCTCCACGAAACCGGAACCATTTGGTATCCATGTGAAAATATGCCCGATATCATCACCGAAACGAGCGACCTTGGCACATGGAGTGAAGACGTTGAACTGACGAACGCATTGCGCCAATTAACAGCTAAACAACAAATCGTTATTATTGAACGATATGGCTACGAGCGAACAAACAATGAAATCGCGCGCTTATTGAACGTAAGCCCGCAAGCCATTTCCCGAACGCATTCGCACGCGCTTAAACGTCTTCGCACTATTTTGCAAAGGAAGTGGGAAAATGATGCTTGA
- a CDS encoding helix-turn-helix domain-containing protein, giving the protein MIRHYVKEAQRGDREKLATLIHQFEPKIRNCLWQTTPGERDDLRQELMLKLIEITLHYDPEKAPTFTEFNTSLHVKKT; this is encoded by the coding sequence ATGATCCGTCACTATGTAAAAGAAGCACAACGCGGCGACCGGGAAAAACTCGCAACGTTGATCCATCAGTTTGAACCGAAAATAAGAAATTGCCTATGGCAAACGACTCCCGGGGAAAGAGACGACCTGCGCCAAGAATTGATGCTCAAGCTAATCGAAATCACGCTCCATTACGATCCGGAAAAAGCTCCCACCTTCACCGAATTCAACACATCCCTCCACGTTAAAAAAACTTGA
- a CDS encoding NAD(P)/FAD-dependent oxidoreductase: MQADVMIIGGGIAGLQAAIQLGRYERKVTVIDEGSGRSMLCRQYRNLLGWPDGISGRELRKAGRKHASNYDVDFMDEKVIRLGKERSGFRAETEDGGTYHGKKLILATGVTDANPFPELEPCFGMSVYICPDCDGYEIKEKRTLVLGSGRAGVRMAFDLVRWTDRLTYVSHGSQSPVAEEEKRQLSEAGIGLHEGRIERVHLEGDQFAGVTLDDGTALQAEKAFIAFPGNVVHSDLGKQIGVERLENHHVLNDTRTKMTNIPGVWAAGDLAVHSEQVAIAMGEGAQAAVWVQRSLMQEES; the protein is encoded by the coding sequence GTGCAAGCAGATGTCATGATTATCGGCGGGGGGATCGCGGGGTTGCAAGCAGCGATTCAATTAGGGCGTTATGAGCGCAAGGTGACGGTGATTGATGAGGGGAGCGGCCGTTCTATGCTTTGCCGGCAATATCGAAATCTTCTCGGTTGGCCGGACGGGATCAGCGGAAGGGAACTTCGCAAAGCAGGACGGAAACATGCGAGCAACTATGATGTTGATTTTATGGATGAAAAAGTTATCCGATTGGGAAAGGAGCGATCGGGATTTCGAGCAGAAACGGAAGACGGGGGTACGTATCACGGAAAGAAGCTGATACTGGCTACGGGGGTGACTGACGCTAACCCATTTCCGGAACTTGAGCCTTGTTTCGGCATGAGTGTATACATCTGTCCGGATTGTGATGGTTATGAAATTAAAGAAAAACGTACCCTTGTGCTTGGGTCCGGGCGTGCAGGTGTGCGGATGGCGTTCGATCTTGTGCGTTGGACGGATCGGTTGACGTATGTGAGCCATGGAAGTCAGTCGCCTGTTGCCGAAGAGGAAAAAAGACAATTGTCGGAAGCCGGCATTGGCCTTCATGAAGGAAGGATTGAGCGCGTTCATCTGGAAGGGGATCAATTTGCCGGAGTGACGCTTGATGATGGCACAGCGTTGCAGGCAGAAAAAGCGTTTATTGCTTTTCCCGGCAATGTTGTTCATTCGGATTTAGGGAAGCAAATTGGAGTCGAACGCTTGGAAAATCATCACGTTCTTAATGATACCCGTACAAAAATGACGAACATTCCGGGGGTATGGGCTGCCGGTGATCTCGCCGTGCATTCCGAACAGGTGGCCATTGCCATGGGGGAAGGGGCGCAGGCAGCCGTTTGGGTTCAACGGTCGCTAATGCAAGAAGAATCTTGA
- a CDS encoding ThiF family adenylyltransferase, giving the protein MVDRYDRQTRFEPLGTEGQDRIRTAHVLLVGCGALGTSIADTLVRAGIGKITIIDRDYVELHNLHRQRLFTEEDAQYKVAKAKAVARYLKKVNTDVEIDAYVLDFQVEEAAKFVPEVDLVMDGSDNFEVRMLVNDAAYRYGVPWIYGGVVGSYGLSRSFMLDDGPCLRCLSPYLSLDETCDNDGVIAPAVQMVTAMQSAEAIKIVSGNKEAVSERLRSFDLWKNETAAIDAGRLKDEHCPTCGPNPTYPALFGEKKGKQIRVLCGGDTVHVRPRERKEVQVEKLQNVKHSTLSSVRLHEDVATLNYEGCRVVLFKDGRALLHGIDEGDRAERVYEHVLALID; this is encoded by the coding sequence ATGGTTGATCGCTATGATCGGCAAACACGTTTTGAGCCGCTAGGAACAGAAGGGCAAGACCGCATTCGCACGGCGCATGTGCTGCTCGTCGGTTGCGGCGCGCTCGGCACGTCCATTGCGGACACCCTTGTGAGAGCGGGAATAGGCAAAATCACCATCATTGACCGTGATTACGTGGAGCTTCATAATCTCCACCGCCAGCGGCTTTTCACAGAAGAAGATGCACAATACAAAGTGGCCAAAGCCAAGGCTGTCGCCCGTTATCTTAAGAAAGTGAATACGGATGTGGAGATAGACGCCTACGTCCTTGATTTTCAGGTGGAAGAAGCGGCCAAGTTTGTGCCCGAGGTTGACTTGGTCATGGATGGCTCCGACAATTTTGAAGTTCGGATGCTAGTAAATGATGCGGCTTATCGTTACGGTGTTCCTTGGATTTACGGTGGCGTTGTCGGCAGCTATGGGCTGTCGCGTTCCTTTATGTTGGATGACGGTCCTTGCCTCCGGTGTTTGAGTCCGTATCTATCTTTAGATGAAACGTGTGATAACGATGGGGTGATCGCACCTGCTGTCCAAATGGTGACGGCGATGCAAAGTGCGGAAGCGATAAAAATCGTTAGCGGAAACAAAGAAGCGGTTTCCGAACGGTTGCGGTCGTTTGATCTTTGGAAAAATGAAACTGCGGCGATCGATGCCGGCCGCTTAAAAGACGAACATTGTCCCACCTGTGGGCCCAATCCGACTTATCCTGCCCTTTTTGGTGAGAAAAAAGGGAAGCAAATTCGAGTGTTGTGCGGTGGTGACACCGTACATGTCCGACCGCGGGAGCGAAAAGAAGTGCAGGTGGAAAAGCTGCAAAACGTAAAGCATTCAACGCTCTCTTCCGTACGTTTGCACGAAGATGTCGCGACCCTTAATTATGAAGGTTGTCGGGTCGTCTTGTTCAAAGACGGTCGGGCGCTCTTGCACGGCATTGACGAAGGAGATCGGGCAGAGAGGGTGTACGAACACGTTTTGGCATTGATCGATTAA
- a CDS encoding thiazole synthase, translated as MLRIGDRTFRSRLLLGTGTFPDVDVQRKAVQASETEILTFAVAKMNLDDSDDDLVSEFQPDTFSMLPNTAGAKTAEEAVRIAKLARTSGLSDMVKVEVIGDDQTLLPDAVETYRATEMLLEEGFITLPYIADDPVLARKLEELGAHAVMPGAAPIGTGRGILNPLHLSYIVEQANVPVIVDAGIGAPSHASLAMEMGADAVLLNRAVSQADDPVKMAEAMKLAIQAGRLSYEAGRIPVKRFAKASSPQEGVFHG; from the coding sequence ATGTTGAGAATAGGGGATCGAACGTTCCGTTCAAGATTGTTATTGGGAACCGGAACGTTTCCGGATGTTGATGTGCAACGTAAAGCCGTGCAAGCGTCGGAGACGGAAATTTTGACGTTTGCCGTTGCCAAAATGAATTTGGATGACAGTGATGATGATCTCGTTTCGGAATTTCAACCGGATACATTTTCCATGTTACCGAACACGGCTGGGGCAAAAACGGCGGAAGAAGCCGTTCGCATTGCAAAACTAGCTCGCACGTCTGGATTGAGTGACATGGTGAAGGTTGAAGTGATTGGGGATGATCAAACCCTTTTGCCTGATGCCGTTGAAACGTATCGGGCGACAGAAATGCTTTTGGAAGAAGGGTTTATCACTCTGCCGTATATTGCTGATGACCCCGTGCTTGCCCGCAAGTTGGAAGAGTTGGGTGCGCATGCGGTGATGCCGGGGGCTGCGCCCATCGGTACAGGGCGCGGGATATTGAACCCGCTTCATTTATCCTACATTGTGGAACAAGCGAACGTTCCGGTTATTGTCGATGCCGGAATCGGTGCGCCTTCCCATGCTTCATTGGCGATGGAAATGGGTGCGGATGCCGTGCTATTGAATCGTGCGGTTTCGCAAGCAGATGATCCTGTAAAAATGGCGGAGGCGATGAAATTAGCCATTCAAGCCGGGCGCTTAAGTTACGAAGCCGGACGTATTCCGGTGAAGCGTTTTGCGAAGGCAAGCAGTCCTCAGGAAGGTGTGTTTCATGGTTGA
- the thiS gene encoding sulfur carrier protein ThiS, with amino-acid sequence MHIKVNEETMDVPADVKTIEDFRVHANLADKKAMIEHNEVALKPDEYKKTALAEGDQIFVVRFVGGG; translated from the coding sequence ATGCATATCAAAGTAAACGAAGAAACGATGGACGTCCCTGCAGATGTGAAAACGATTGAAGATTTCCGTGTGCATGCTAATTTGGCAGATAAAAAGGCAATGATCGAACACAACGAGGTCGCGCTCAAGCCCGACGAATATAAAAAAACGGCGCTCGCCGAGGGCGATCAGATATTCGTTGTCCGTTTTGTGGGAGGAGGGTAA